CACCTTTACTCTAAAGAATATATAGTTTTTCTTGTTATTGATAAAACTATCATTAATAATCATAAAACGCCTTAATCAATACCTTTGGGGAGAGGAACATGGCAGATACTGCGGCGACAGATTATGTGGACGGCAAAAAATGGTTTTGGCCGCTCGCTACCATTCTTGGTTTTTTGCCCGTGGCCTCCATGTGGGTTTATTTGCAAACAGGGAGCGAGGCTTGGCTCTGGTCATCACCTCTATTCTTCTATGTTCTGGTACCAATTATTGAGACCTTCTTTGGTGAAGATGAAAACAACCCTCCGCGAGAAGCTATTCCTGCCCTAAGGGATGATCCATTTTACCGGTGGGCTGCTTTTTCAGCCCTTCCTGTATCTTATCTTAACTGGATTGTTGGAGCGTGGTTTATCGCTACACAGGACCTTAGCCTTAACGGTTATATTGCCATTTTGGTTGCCAACGGTCTGATGGGTGCGGGAGCTCTCAATACAGCACACGAAGTTGGCCACCGCCGGGATAAAATGTCCCTTTTTGTAGCACGTTACCTTCTTTGCCTGTGTGGTATGGGGCACTTCAGGATTGAACATAACCTTGGCCACCATGTGCAAGTAGCAACACCCGAAGATAGCGCTACAGCCATGATGGGAGAAACATTCTATGCATTTGTTCTGCATGAACTACCAGGCGGTTACAAACGCGCATGGGGTATTGAAAAGAAACGCCTAGCTAAGAAAGGAAAATCAGCATTCTCACTGGAAAACGAAGTTCTTCAGAATACCCTTATCACTATCTTTTTCTATACAGCACTCACAGCTTATTTTGGATGGGCCATTCTCCCCTACCTGCTTGGCGGCGCGTTACTCTCTAACCTGATGTTATCCAGTGCCAACTATGTAGAACATTATGGCCTGATGCGTGCGAAACGGGATGATGGCCGTTATGAGCGCGTTCAACCACATCATAGTTGGAATGCAAACCACATCGTTTCAAACATTATGATGTTCCACCTACAACGACATTCTGATCACCATGCCCATGCAGAACGCCCATATCAATGTTTGAGGCACTTTGACACGTCTCCTCAACTACCAGCAGGATACTTCACTATGTTTATGGCTGCGTGGAATCCACCAATCTGGTTCAAAATCATGGACCCTCTGGTCGCAGAACAAATGGAAGGTGACATGACCAAGGCCTATATTAAACCTTCAAAGCGAGAGAAGATATTTGCCAAATATCACAAGCCTGAAAGTTCACTTCAGGCAGCCGAATAGCTAAAGTAAACGCTAAAGCATTATAGTATTTGGTGCTTTAGCTATTCCCATCCCCTTCTATTCCCTTATAGTAGCATACGAGATAAAGCCTAAGGCGCAGGAGATCATATGCTTACAGGGACAGGCACCAGCGAGCAGCAAAAAAACACACAGGTACTAAACCTTATTAAAGAAAGCCGCACAGCATTAGCTGGCGGAGACTTAAAAGGTGGACTTGCAAATCTCTTAACCGCTTTTGAAATAAAGCCTGAAGATGAAATCGTACAAACGGTTCTGTTCGACCTTCTTTCCTGTACACAAGGCTATGTTTTACCGAGAACCACCACCGATAAACTGGCTTACATAGCCCTTCAGGATAATCAAAACATCCAAGCTTTAGCCATGGTACTACGTAATCAGCTTGCACAAGATATAGACGCTAAAAAATTGGTTTCACGATTAACCACGGAGCCGTCTATTGATTTCTTCACGGACGAGACCTTAGACCTCATTGATACAGTTTTCTCAGATCATCTGCTGCAACTAGTTGCAGCAAAAACCACATGCATATCCGAAGTGCTAGAAGATATGATCACAGGACTAAGGAAACATTCACTAGCTCTTTACTATAGTGAAAATCCACACAAGCAGGCCATTCTGGAAAGACTACAGGTTTACCTCTCAATAACAGCGTGCCAGTGTTTCAATACAGAGTATGTCTTTTCATTTGATGACAGTGAACTCACTCTGATTTCCAGACTTCTCGAAGACTGTTCAAGCGCTCACGAACAAGCTGGTAATTTTGAGATTATTCTTCTGGCAAACTATTCCCCTATCCTTAGTACGATTTTATCCTGGGACAGCTCTCATATTGAAACGCTGATAACAGAAGCTAAATCCATTTCAAATTGGACCTTGCTTCTTTGGCAAACCATATACTCTGAACCAGTAAAAGAGCAGGTTTCCATTCAATCTATTCCTGTATTGGATGAGATATCAAATGAACATTCCGTAGGAATAGCAGATCAATATAACAGCTTTCCGTACCCCCGTTGGCAGACCACGAAAACTGTAACACCTGCAAGCCTTAAAGCGCTCATTACCGAGTTATATGGCAGTGATGCCCCCGCAGACTTTCCGGCAGCCAATCTTAGCACACTTTATGCAGGCTGCGGAACGGGTGAACAGGTTCTAAAAACAGAGAGTATGGTAACTTCTGAAAAAGCACTGGCTGTAGATTTAAGTAAGGCAAGCCTAGCATATGCTCAACGCGTCACCCAAGATCACAAACTTGAAAATGTACATTACGCCTGTGGTGATATTCTCAACGCCCCAAGCTGGGATGCTTCCTTTGATTTAATCGTCTGCACAGGAGTTCTTCACCATATGAAGGACCCATTGGCTGGCCTTCAATCTCTTAAATCAGTTAGCAAACCACACTCACTGTTCCATCTGGCATTATACAGCACCAGAGCCCGAGAAAATGTAAGAGAAATCCGAGAATATATAAACGCTCACAATATTCCCGGGAACCATGCAGGCATTCGCGCCATCCGGGAAATGATCAAAGACCTTCCAACAGACCATAAATTGAAATCCCTACAAGAAACTCGTGAATTTTATTCAATCAGTGGCTTTCATGACTATATCTTCAACATTCACGAAATTACATATACGCCGCTGGAAGTAAAAGATTTGCTAGCATCTGCCAACCTTAAACTGCTTGGTATTGATGGGGATAAATCTGGCGTAAAAAATAGATATTTAACTGCTTTCCCAGATGATCCATATATGAAAAACTTGGATAACTGGGAAGAATTTGAAAAACAAAACCCTGATTGTTTTTCTGGCATGATGCACTTTTGGGCCTGTCACGCATGACAGGCCTAAGAACTGGTTTATGCTGCCAAACGAGGATCAGCGCTTACAGTTTTTTCGATCCAACCACCACCTAGCACACGGTCACCATGGTAAAATACGGCGGCCTGCCCTGGAGAAACCCCTGCCTCGGTTTCATTGAGTTGAATACGGGCTTTACCATCCTGTTCAAGGAACAACCGCGCTGGAACACCAGGCCGGGTAGACCTGATCTTGGCGATCACGTCCAAGCCATCATCAGGAACATTTTCCCCAATCCAGCTAACTTCTTTAACACCAATTTCTCTGGTAAGAAGCGCTTCCTTCGGACCAACGATTACCTGTTTATCTAGCGGGTTAAGTTTCACCACATAGAGAGGCTCACTTACACCACCAATACCAATACCTCGACGCTGCCCAATGGTATATTTAACAATACCATCGTGCTGGCCAAGCACATTACCATCTAGATCCACAATATCACCTGGTTCCATAGCGCCCGGACGCAAACGTTCAATAACGCTTACGTATTTACCTTCAGGTACGAAGCAGATATCTTGGCTATCGGGTTTATCCGCAACAATAAGCCCAAAGCGTTCGGCCTGTTTCCGTGTTTCATCCTTGTCCATATGCCCAAGAGGAAAGCGAAGGAAATCAATCTGCTCCTGCGTCGTTGCAAACAAGAAGTAGCTTTGATCTTTGCCGCTATCCACACCACGCACAAGCTGTGCTTTTCCGTCTTCCCCCAGTAAACGCTGAACATAATGACCAGTTGCCATACAATCCGCTCCAAGATCACGAGCAGTATCCAACAAATCCTTGAACTTTACTGTCTGGTTACACTTCACACACGGGATTGGCGTTTCGCCTTTAATATAGCTATCAGCGAAATCTTCCATTACCTGTTCTTTAAAGCGGCTCTCGTAATCCAATACATAATGTGGAATACCAAGCATCTCAGATACTCT
This DNA window, taken from Kordiimonas sp. SCSIO 12603, encodes the following:
- a CDS encoding bifunctional 2-polyprenyl-6-hydroxyphenol methylase/3-demethylubiquinol 3-O-methyltransferase UbiG, whose product is MLTGTGTSEQQKNTQVLNLIKESRTALAGGDLKGGLANLLTAFEIKPEDEIVQTVLFDLLSCTQGYVLPRTTTDKLAYIALQDNQNIQALAMVLRNQLAQDIDAKKLVSRLTTEPSIDFFTDETLDLIDTVFSDHLLQLVAAKTTCISEVLEDMITGLRKHSLALYYSENPHKQAILERLQVYLSITACQCFNTEYVFSFDDSELTLISRLLEDCSSAHEQAGNFEIILLANYSPILSTILSWDSSHIETLITEAKSISNWTLLLWQTIYSEPVKEQVSIQSIPVLDEISNEHSVGIADQYNSFPYPRWQTTKTVTPASLKALITELYGSDAPADFPAANLSTLYAGCGTGEQVLKTESMVTSEKALAVDLSKASLAYAQRVTQDHKLENVHYACGDILNAPSWDASFDLIVCTGVLHHMKDPLAGLQSLKSVSKPHSLFHLALYSTRARENVREIREYINAHNIPGNHAGIRAIREMIKDLPTDHKLKSLQETREFYSISGFHDYIFNIHEITYTPLEVKDLLASANLKLLGIDGDKSGVKNRYLTAFPDDPYMKNLDNWEEFEKQNPDCFSGMMHFWACHA
- a CDS encoding alkane 1-monooxygenase, giving the protein MADTAATDYVDGKKWFWPLATILGFLPVASMWVYLQTGSEAWLWSSPLFFYVLVPIIETFFGEDENNPPREAIPALRDDPFYRWAAFSALPVSYLNWIVGAWFIATQDLSLNGYIAILVANGLMGAGALNTAHEVGHRRDKMSLFVARYLLCLCGMGHFRIEHNLGHHVQVATPEDSATAMMGETFYAFVLHELPGGYKRAWGIEKKRLAKKGKSAFSLENEVLQNTLITIFFYTALTAYFGWAILPYLLGGALLSNLMLSSANYVEHYGLMRAKRDDGRYERVQPHHSWNANHIVSNIMMFHLQRHSDHHAHAERPYQCLRHFDTSPQLPAGYFTMFMAAWNPPIWFKIMDPLVAEQMEGDMTKAYIKPSKREKIFAKYHKPESSLQAAE
- the mnmA gene encoding tRNA 2-thiouridine(34) synthase MnmA, producing the protein MTSAQINSMGFAKAPADTRVVVAMSGGVDSSVTAALLKEEGYDVVGITLQLYDHGVAVQKKGSCCAGQDIHDARRVSEMLGIPHYVLDYESRFKEQVMEDFADSYIKGETPIPCVKCNQTVKFKDLLDTARDLGADCMATGHYVQRLLGEDGKAQLVRGVDSGKDQSYFLFATTQEQIDFLRFPLGHMDKDETRKQAERFGLIVADKPDSQDICFVPEGKYVSVIERLRPGAMEPGDIVDLDGNVLGQHDGIVKYTIGQRRGIGIGGVSEPLYVVKLNPLDKQVIVGPKEALLTREIGVKEVSWIGENVPDDGLDVIAKIRSTRPGVPARLFLEQDGKARIQLNETEAGVSPGQAAVFYHGDRVLGGGWIEKTVSADPRLAA